From candidate division TA06 bacterium B3_TA06, the proteins below share one genomic window:
- a CDS encoding glycosyl transferase produces MRVLEVSEHYFPHVGGISEHVYCLSRELLRRGHEVEVLTSRIPGKVPEDVPVVRIGRGVSLPINKSFSRITVGIGIWARINGLLRARRYDVVHVHGSLAPMLPMAVLHYSRNDKARTIAVGTFHAGHDPSSLYRVFKQPLRRQFFRYYDGLIAVSPVAEETMTCFFPGSYRIIPNGVDTKVFSPGRSALADRLPQSSLKLLFMGRFEPKKGLRHLLGAMPLIKRKIPDVKLVVVGSGPMRPYYNRFIAPEVKDSIYFAGEVTGARRADYYRWCDLSITPSIGAESFGLTLLEAMGCAKPVVATDIPAFRYVMGEKEGIFVKPCDHANLARGILELARRRKDWKRVGKAGRRKALGYSWKRIAGMVEDYYQEVRIRRGIVENRQSGSDSAIFCPRGPKVRRTKGA; encoded by the coding sequence TTGAGGGTTTTAGAGGTCAGCGAGCACTACTTCCCCCATGTGGGGGGGATAAGTGAACACGTCTACTGCCTCTCACGGGAACTGCTGCGTCGCGGGCACGAGGTAGAGGTCCTTACATCGCGTATCCCAGGCAAAGTACCTGAGGATGTCCCGGTAGTGCGTATAGGCAGGGGGGTAAGTCTTCCTATCAATAAAAGCTTCTCCCGCATCACTGTGGGAATAGGTATATGGGCCCGGATCAACGGTCTGCTGCGCGCAAGGCGCTACGACGTCGTCCACGTGCACGGCTCACTTGCCCCCATGCTTCCCATGGCGGTGCTGCATTATTCCCGCAACGACAAGGCAAGGACCATCGCGGTGGGGACCTTTCACGCCGGGCACGACCCATCATCGCTCTATCGGGTGTTCAAGCAGCCGCTACGCAGGCAGTTCTTTCGCTACTACGACGGTCTCATTGCTGTATCACCTGTAGCCGAAGAGACCATGACCTGCTTCTTCCCTGGCTCCTACCGCATCATCCCAAACGGGGTAGATACGAAGGTTTTCTCGCCCGGCAGAAGTGCCCTCGCAGATAGGCTTCCACAATCCTCCCTCAAGCTTTTGTTCATGGGTCGGTTTGAACCCAAGAAAGGTCTGCGGCATTTGCTTGGGGCCATGCCCCTAATCAAGCGAAAGATCCCTGACGTAAAGCTGGTGGTGGTCGGCAGCGGGCCGATGAGACCCTACTACAACCGATTTATCGCTCCCGAAGTTAAGGATTCAATCTACTTTGCGGGAGAGGTAACGGGTGCCAGGAGGGCGGACTACTACCGATGGTGCGACTTATCAATCACCCCATCCATCGGGGCGGAGAGCTTCGGTCTCACCCTTCTTGAGGCGATGGGATGTGCCAAGCCCGTGGTAGCTACCGACATCCCGGCGTTTCGGTACGTTATGGGCGAGAAGGAGGGGATATTCGTCAAGCCCTGCGATCACGCAAACCTTGCCAGGGGGATACTGGAGCTGGCAAGGAGGCGAAAGGATTGGAAGAGGGTAGGAAAAGCAGGACGCAGGAAGGCTCTTGGTTACTCCTGGAAGCGGATTGCCGGTATGGTAGAAGACTACTACCAGGAAGTGCGTATCCGTAGAGGGATTGTGGAGAACAGACAGTCAGGTTCCGATAGTGCGATCTTTTGTCCGCGGGGACCGAAGGTCAGAAGGACAAAAGGAGCATAG
- a CDS encoding aspartate aminotransferase (catalyzes the formation of oxalozcetate and L-glutamate from L-aspartate and 2-oxoglutarate) → MDISRRGVMMPASPIRKLAPLADEAKKAGIKVYHLNIGQPDIPTPTEFFEAVHRFTEPVLAYGPSGGIVQLRLAIVDYLASCGIDVDLDEVWITTGGSEAVLFAFWATTDPGDEVIVFEPFYTNYNGFAAAAGVKLVPIKLSVEQGFRLPARKEIERHISKKTRAIIICTPNNPTGTVLTKEEMFVLGKIVRKHNLYLISDEVYREFIYDDREHTSALTLPDIEDRVIVTDSASKRFSACGARIGFVTSRNRELMGAMLKFAQARLCPPTVEQYGAVACFRNMHRFMKPMIAEYDRRRKALIEELSAIPGVVAPTPEGAFYTVVRLPVDDTERFAAWLLTDFSKDKKTVMVAPAAGFYASPDAGRNEIRIAYVLKEAALRDAIGLLAQALKDYPD, encoded by the coding sequence ATGGATATCTCACGCCGGGGCGTTATGATGCCTGCTTCTCCGATCCGCAAGCTCGCCCCTTTGGCGGACGAAGCAAAGAAAGCCGGGATCAAGGTTTACCACCTGAACATTGGGCAGCCGGATATCCCTACCCCCACCGAGTTCTTCGAGGCGGTGCACAGGTTCACCGAGCCGGTATTGGCCTACGGACCATCCGGCGGTATCGTGCAGTTGCGCCTGGCTATCGTTGATTACCTTGCAAGTTGCGGGATTGATGTAGACCTCGACGAGGTATGGATCACCACTGGCGGCTCCGAGGCGGTGCTTTTCGCCTTCTGGGCCACCACCGATCCGGGCGATGAGGTCATCGTCTTCGAGCCATTCTACACAAACTACAACGGCTTTGCAGCAGCCGCAGGGGTGAAGCTGGTTCCGATAAAGCTCTCTGTAGAACAAGGCTTCAGGCTGCCTGCCCGCAAGGAGATCGAGCGCCACATAAGTAAAAAAACCAGGGCGATTATCATCTGCACACCAAATAACCCTACCGGCACAGTGCTTACCAAGGAGGAGATGTTCGTTTTGGGAAAGATCGTCCGCAAACACAACCTCTATCTTATCTCCGACGAGGTCTACCGCGAGTTCATCTACGACGATAGGGAACATACCTCTGCCTTGACCCTGCCCGACATCGAGGATAGGGTCATTGTAACCGACTCGGCATCCAAGCGGTTCTCTGCGTGCGGTGCCCGGATTGGTTTCGTTACCAGCCGCAACCGTGAACTCATGGGTGCGATGCTTAAGTTCGCACAGGCTCGTCTCTGTCCGCCTACCGTGGAGCAGTACGGGGCTGTGGCCTGTTTTCGCAACATGCACCGGTTTATGAAGCCGATGATCGCCGAATACGACCGCAGACGCAAGGCGCTTATCGAAGAGCTCTCAGCTATCCCTGGTGTGGTAGCCCCCACGCCCGAAGGCGCCTTTTATACCGTTGTTCGCCTGCCTGTAGATGATACGGAGCGGTTCGCGGCCTGGCTTCTGACCGATTTCTCGAAAGATAAAAAGACGGTGATGGTTGCTCCAGCTGCGGGCTTCTACGCCTCCCCGGACGCGGGCCGCAACGAGATTCGCATCGCGTATGTTCTAAAAGAAGCCGCCCTGCGCGATGCAATTGGCCTCCTGGCGCAGGCTCTAAAAGATTACCCTGATTGA
- the pnp gene encoding polyribonucleotide nucleotidyltransferase, with the protein MERVQTDVGGRQLVIEAGDLAKQANGAVRIQYGDTVLLMTVCYKEEPAQSFGFLPLTVDYREYYSAAGKIPGGFFKREGRPREREILISRMIDRPIRPLFSKEFNHEIQIIGFLFSHDGENQPDPIAITGASAALMLSELPFAGPIAAVRIGYKDGEFIVNPTIAQLDECDFNMLVVSNGSTINMAECEANEVPNETVVEAMRKGVELCKPLIEMQRELAAKAGKPKKSFEDEGVPAELEAKLKELTRDRIPAANEITDKQERGRARKEITDEVIEALAEEFPDSEQMIVTIIDRLIEADVRAKALSGKRLDGRDMDEVRPISCEVGVLPRTHGSALFTRGQTQSLAVVTLGTKSDEQRVDDVERDAWKSFMLHYDFPPFSVGEVRFLRGPGRREIGHGELAEKSVRVLAPQDGNFPYTIRINSHILESNGSSSMASVCGASLALFDAGVPMRNATAGVAMGLVSEPSGYVLLTDIIGDEDHYGDMDFKVAGTREGITGIQLDLKLTGVSVDVLAEAIERATAVRMHILDVMDKTISAPRSELSEFAPRIATLVIPHDKIGEVIGPGGKVIRRITEETETTIDIDDETSTVIIAGTNPDGVHAALEQVKEIVREVEVGQIYEGTVVRITNFGAFVELFRGKDGLVHISNLAPHRVEKVEDVVKVGERIKVRVKGIDELGRVDLTTNLDPSKDRPRSSRDRGGSYRGDRRNDKRRHPRKPDSERPARRH; encoded by the coding sequence ATGGAACGCGTGCAGACCGATGTAGGCGGTCGCCAGCTGGTTATCGAGGCTGGCGATCTGGCCAAGCAGGCCAACGGTGCGGTACGCATCCAGTACGGCGACACCGTTTTGCTCATGACCGTATGTTACAAGGAGGAGCCGGCGCAGAGTTTCGGATTCCTGCCCTTGACCGTGGATTACCGCGAGTACTACTCTGCGGCAGGCAAGATCCCGGGTGGGTTCTTCAAGCGTGAGGGACGTCCGCGTGAGCGTGAGATTCTCATCAGCCGGATGATAGATCGGCCCATCCGGCCGCTTTTTTCAAAAGAGTTCAACCACGAGATCCAGATTATCGGATTTTTGTTCTCCCACGACGGAGAGAACCAGCCTGATCCCATAGCGATTACTGGAGCCTCAGCCGCACTCATGCTTTCGGAGCTTCCATTTGCCGGGCCTATCGCCGCGGTGCGTATAGGATACAAGGATGGTGAGTTTATAGTTAACCCTACCATTGCCCAGTTGGACGAGTGCGATTTCAACATGCTCGTGGTCTCAAACGGCTCAACGATCAACATGGCCGAGTGCGAGGCGAACGAGGTCCCTAACGAGACGGTTGTTGAGGCGATGCGCAAGGGCGTCGAGCTTTGCAAGCCCCTGATCGAGATGCAGCGCGAGCTTGCCGCCAAGGCGGGCAAACCAAAGAAGTCATTCGAAGACGAGGGGGTACCGGCGGAACTCGAGGCCAAGCTCAAGGAACTCACTCGCGATCGTATTCCCGCCGCCAACGAGATTACCGACAAACAGGAGCGAGGTCGCGCCCGCAAGGAGATCACCGACGAGGTTATCGAAGCGCTGGCCGAGGAATTCCCCGATTCCGAGCAGATGATCGTTACCATCATCGATCGCCTCATCGAGGCCGATGTTCGCGCCAAAGCGCTTTCGGGGAAGCGTCTCGACGGCCGGGACATGGACGAGGTCCGGCCCATCTCCTGCGAGGTGGGGGTGCTTCCCCGCACTCACGGCTCGGCCTTATTCACCAGAGGACAAACTCAATCCCTGGCCGTGGTAACCCTGGGAACCAAGAGCGACGAGCAAAGGGTTGATGATGTGGAAAGAGATGCATGGAAGTCGTTCATGCTCCATTACGATTTTCCGCCCTTCTCTGTAGGCGAGGTTCGCTTCCTGCGCGGTCCGGGCAGGCGGGAGATAGGGCATGGGGAACTGGCCGAGAAATCGGTGCGGGTGCTTGCTCCCCAAGATGGGAACTTCCCTTACACCATCCGCATCAACTCCCACATCCTGGAATCCAACGGTTCGAGTTCAATGGCTTCGGTGTGCGGTGCATCTCTTGCTCTGTTCGATGCCGGCGTGCCTATGCGTAATGCTACCGCGGGTGTCGCTATGGGGCTTGTCAGCGAGCCTTCAGGCTACGTGCTTCTCACCGATATCATCGGCGACGAGGATCACTACGGGGATATGGACTTCAAGGTGGCCGGAACCAGGGAAGGCATCACAGGAATCCAGCTCGATCTCAAGCTTACCGGCGTCTCCGTGGATGTCCTGGCCGAGGCGATCGAGCGTGCCACCGCAGTCCGCATGCATATCCTGGACGTTATGGACAAGACTATTTCCGCCCCCCGCAGCGAGCTCAGCGAGTTTGCCCCCCGGATCGCGACGCTCGTGATTCCGCACGATAAGATAGGCGAGGTTATAGGTCCGGGCGGAAAGGTGATACGCAGGATCACTGAGGAGACCGAAACAACCATCGATATCGACGACGAAACCTCTACCGTAATCATCGCGGGAACAAACCCCGACGGGGTTCATGCCGCGCTGGAACAGGTCAAGGAGATCGTGAGAGAAGTTGAGGTCGGCCAGATATACGAAGGCACGGTGGTGCGAATCACCAACTTCGGCGCGTTCGTGGAGCTGTTCCGCGGTAAGGATGGGTTGGTGCATATCTCCAACCTGGCCCCTCATCGCGTTGAAAAGGTAGAGGACGTGGTAAAGGTGGGCGAGCGGATAAAGGTTCGTGTCAAAGGGATTGATGAACTTGGCAGGGTTGATCTGACTACTAATCTTGATCCGAGTAAGGATCGGCCTCGCAGCTCGCGGGACAGGGGCGGTTCCTATAGGGGAGATAGAAGAAATGACAAGCGAAGGCATCCGCGAAAGCCTGACTCAGAGCGGCCTGCGCGTCGTCACTGA
- a CDS encoding 30S ribosomal protein S15 encodes MTLGKERKRELIEEFQHHKSDTGSSEVQVAILTERIELLSEHLRQHHKDHHSRRGLIKMVNLRRKHLNYLYKRDRDTYYALVKKLGLRG; translated from the coding sequence ATGACGTTAGGAAAAGAACGAAAACGTGAACTGATAGAAGAGTTCCAGCATCATAAGTCGGATACGGGTTCGTCCGAGGTGCAGGTGGCGATCCTTACCGAGCGAATCGAACTTCTCTCCGAGCATCTTAGGCAGCACCATAAGGATCATCACTCTCGCCGCGGGCTGATCAAGATGGTCAACCTGCGCCGCAAGCACCTCAACTACCTTTACAAGAGGGATCGGGACACCTACTACGCCCTTGTAAAGAAGCTCGGGCTGCGCGGTTAG
- a CDS encoding phosphoglycerate mutase, with product MSESNATPLAKAILAAYKQDQEDELLEPHVLTSKQGAPIGRISRGDGVIFYDIRGEREIELTRALTEKGFPHFETKDLDLSFVTMVQYKKDLDVRVAFPPLEALANTLGEVLSNAGKKVLKITEAEKALHLAYFLNGKREEPYPGEEHIVVPTRKDVATFDQAPQMSATEVTESTCKALRDSSIDVVIVNLCNVDVVGHFANADAVLRAVQTVDEALGRIVRCAHKNLVTSVITADHGTVERWLYPEGSVDTGHTRSPVPFVVDAPAAALSLRDEGELADVAPTILDLLGLAQPAEMTGQSLIEGKAPKTERVLLLILDGWGHNDEAYGNMIRKAKTPNFDELWTGRPHTLLAAAGEAVGLSDDSVGNSEVGHLHIGAGRRVPSDRVRIDKAIADSSFARNEAFLWAAEEARRRGAALHLLGIVSFYSSHGSVEHLRALLRLCKQEKVAPVYIHAMLGRRGERAQAGTRYIGMIESECSELGVGQVAGVIGRYWSLDREHNWDRIERTYRWLVEGRGITVTAY from the coding sequence ATGAGTGAATCCAATGCCACCCCATTAGCAAAGGCGATCCTTGCGGCCTACAAGCAAGACCAGGAGGACGAGCTGCTTGAACCGCATGTGCTCACCTCGAAGCAAGGTGCCCCGATCGGTCGCATAAGCCGTGGCGATGGGGTTATCTTCTATGACATCCGCGGAGAACGCGAGATTGAACTCACCCGGGCTCTCACCGAAAAGGGATTCCCTCACTTCGAGACTAAAGACCTTGACCTTTCGTTCGTCACCATGGTTCAATACAAGAAGGACTTGGATGTGCGGGTGGCCTTCCCGCCGCTTGAAGCGCTTGCAAACACCCTGGGAGAGGTTCTTTCCAATGCTGGTAAAAAGGTGTTAAAGATTACTGAAGCTGAAAAGGCCTTACATCTGGCATACTTTTTGAACGGCAAAAGGGAGGAGCCCTACCCTGGGGAGGAGCACATAGTGGTGCCCACTCGGAAGGATGTGGCGACATTCGATCAGGCTCCCCAGATGTCAGCAACAGAAGTTACGGAGTCCACATGCAAGGCCCTCAGGGATTCATCAATCGATGTGGTGATCGTGAACCTGTGCAACGTGGACGTGGTGGGGCACTTTGCCAACGCCGATGCCGTTCTTCGTGCGGTCCAGACGGTAGACGAGGCTCTGGGGCGGATAGTAAGATGTGCGCACAAGAACCTGGTAACCTCGGTGATCACCGCGGATCACGGCACGGTTGAGCGCTGGCTCTATCCGGAGGGGAGTGTAGATACCGGACACACACGGAGCCCTGTCCCATTTGTCGTGGACGCACCCGCAGCAGCGCTGAGCCTACGTGATGAAGGCGAACTCGCTGACGTTGCTCCAACCATCCTTGATCTCCTGGGTCTTGCTCAACCAGCCGAGATGACCGGGCAAAGCTTGATTGAAGGTAAGGCTCCCAAGACAGAGCGCGTGCTTCTTTTGATCCTTGACGGCTGGGGTCACAACGACGAAGCATACGGGAACATGATCCGCAAGGCTAAAACACCTAACTTTGATGAGCTTTGGACCGGTAGACCACACACACTTCTAGCTGCGGCAGGCGAGGCGGTAGGGTTGTCTGATGACAGTGTCGGCAACTCCGAGGTGGGACACCTTCACATAGGCGCTGGCAGACGTGTACCCTCCGATCGCGTAAGGATTGATAAGGCGATTGCCGACAGTTCATTTGCGAGAAACGAGGCCTTCTTGTGGGCCGCAGAAGAAGCCAGGAGGCGGGGAGCGGCGCTTCATCTTCTGGGGATAGTGAGTTTCTACTCGTCTCACGGATCGGTTGAGCACCTGCGAGCCCTGCTCAGATTATGCAAGCAGGAGAAGGTTGCTCCGGTTTACATACATGCGATGCTTGGCAGGCGCGGCGAGCGTGCCCAGGCCGGGACACGATACATAGGGATGATTGAGTCCGAGTGCAGTGAGCTTGGCGTGGGGCAGGTTGCAGGCGTGATAGGTCGCTACTGGTCGCTTGACCGCGAGCACAACTGGGACCGGATCGAGCGCACCTACCGCTGGCTGGTGGAAGGAAGAGGGATTACGGTTACAGCCTATTGA